The genomic stretch CGGACCTTTTTTCCTCGGGATGGATATCGGTCGGAATCCCGCGGCCGTCGTCGATCACGGTGACAGACCCGTCCTTATTCACGCTGACCGAAATAGTGTGCGCGTACCCGGCGAGAGCCTCGTCGATGGAATTATCCACCACCTCATACACGAGGTGATGGAGGCCGCGGACGGAGATGTCGCCGATATACATCGCCGGCCGTTGCCGGACCGGTTCGAGCCCCTTCAGGACGGTGATATCGTCCGCGGTGTATTCGCCGTTGGTCCGCCCTTTTCCCGCGGGAGCTTCGCTTGCCGCTTTGCCCTTCACCTTTTTTTCTTCTTCTACAACTTTTCGCATGACGCCCCTTTATCGAAATATGATGTCGTGCACGATCTCCTGATGCATCGCACGATTGATTTTCTCAATCAAATCCTTCTTCAGAAAAACCAGCTCGTTCCGCCAGACCGCCTGCTCGACATGGACGAAGAGCTTTCCGTCGGTGATCCGCTCGGCGGTGGCCACTCCCGCGATCTGCTCGCCCACGATCCCCGGCCAGGCTTCGAGCATTTCGTATTGTTTGATCTTTCCCCCGATTCCGAGCGAGCTCAGAACCCCGGAAATTCCCGTCGCGATCAGTTTTGCCGGCGGTTTGCTCATGCTTATGCCGCCAGCTCCTGTTCGACCACGGTCCCGCTCCGGACCAGGAACCGCTTGTGAGATTCACCGAAGTTCGTCCCCTTTTCGAAGAATCGAACGCTCGTCGATGTGATGAAGGCCTGGCTTAACCCCTCGACAAAATGCAGAAGCTGTCTCGCCCGTTGCTCGTCGAGTTCGGAGAAAATATCGTCAAGGAGCAGGATCGGCGTTTCACCGCTCCGGTCCTGGAGGTAGAAAAATTCCGCAATCTTGAGAGCGATCAGAAACGTCTTCTGCTGCCCCTGGGAGGCGTAACTCCTCAGGTCGAGCCCGTTGATCCTGAATAACAGCTCGTCCCGCTGGGGCCCGACAAGCGTTATGCCGGCGCGCATTTCCACCGGGCGGGTCTTTTCTATCTCGGCTTTGAGCAGCTCCCGAATTTCGGGTTCCGTCGATCTGCTCGAAAGGGCGATCATCGGCCGGTACTCGATTGTCGGCTCCTCGGCGCTCCCC from Bacteroidota bacterium encodes the following:
- a CDS encoding DUF721 domain-containing protein, encoding MSKPPAKLIATGISGVLSSLGIGGKIKQYEMLEAWPGIVGEQIAGVATAERITDGKLFVHVEQAVWRNELVFLKKDLIEKINRAMHQEIVHDIIFR